In the Oryza glaberrima chromosome 6, OglaRS2, whole genome shotgun sequence genome, one interval contains:
- the LOC127777655 gene encoding putative clathrin assembly protein At5g57200 isoform X1, with translation MGPGTWRKAYGALKDSTKVGLANFNSEYKDLDIAIVKATNHVECPPKERYLRKILFATSANRPRSDVGYSICTLARRLSKTKNWIVALKTLIVIHRLLREGDGTFKEDFLNYSYRGTILQIPQFKDDSSPLAWDCSVWVRTYASYLDERVECFRILKYDVEADRLVKLPQASGKAHSRTRTLPCGDLLDHLPALQRLLLRLISCQPEGAACTNYLVQYALALVLKESFKIYCSINDGIINLVDMYFDMQKYDAIKALEIYKRAGYQAEKLSAFYEHCKRLELARTFQFPTLRQPPPSFLITMEEYIREAPRVSIASKSLESEEQNSPSDNEDEAPQETEKPVDEEEQEPSEPEEEPQPTAEPVEETEPVPLATTGDLLNFDEEVNPLIANIEESNALALAIVAPGNENKASASQDLFALDKSGWELALVTAPSTHTSRPVDNQLAGGFDKLLLDSLYEDEARRQQIASATYTGSVAGNPFDPNDPFAMSNNFAPPSNVQLAMMQQQHQYYQEQQQQYYQIQQQQQMVTLPPQTYHQQQQTQYSAVPSHDGLSNPFGDPFGGLVAMANPPKQNNSNLV, from the exons gatttggATATCGCCATTGTGAAGGCAACCAACCACGTAGAGTGCCCGCCCAAGGAGCGATACCTCAGGA AGATACTCTTTGCGACCTCGGCGAATCGCCCGCGATCCGATGTTGGTTACTCAATATGTACATTGGCTAGGAGATTATCCAAGACCAAGAACTGGATT GTCGCATTAAAAACATTGATAGTGATACATAGATTGCTCAGAGAAGGTGATGGGACATTTAAAGAAGACTTCTTGAACTATTCTTATAGAGGAACTATTTTGCAGATTCCACAATTCAAGGATGATTCGAGCCCTTTag CTTGGGATTGCTCTGTTTGGGTGCGCACGTATGCATCCTATCTAGATGAACGGGTCGAATGCTTTAGAATTCTAAAATATGATGTTGAAGCAGATCGCCTGGTGAAATTACCCCAAGCTTCTGGCAAG GCACACAGCAGAACAAGAACTCTACCATGTGGAGATCTTTTAGATCACTTGCCTGCATTGCAGAGACTACTACTCAGGCTCATTTCTTGTCAG CCTGAAGGTGCAGCCTGCACAAATTATCTTGTACAATATGCATTGGCCCTT GTTTTGAAGGAGAGCTTCAAAATATACTGTTCGATCAATGATGGCATCATCAATCTTGTTGATATG TATTTCGATATGCAAAAATATGATGCTATCAAGGCACTTGAAATTTATAAACGAGCTGGCTATCAG GCAGAAAAGCTTTCTGCTTTTTATGAGCACTGCAAACGTCTTGAATTGGCAAGGACTTTCCAGTTTCCTACTTTGAGGCAG CCTCCCCCTTCATTCCTTATAACAATGGAAGAGTACATCAGAGAAGCACCCCGTGTCAGCATAGCAAGTAAAAGTTTG GAAAGCGAGGAGCAGAATTCACCGAGTGATAACGAAGATGAAGCTCCACAGGAAACAGAGAAACCAGTGGATGAGGAGGAACAAGAACCTTCAGAGCCTGAAGAAGAGCCACAGCCTACAGCTGAGCCCGTGGAAGAAACAGAGCCGGTACCACTAGCAACTACTGGGGATCTGTTA AATTTCGACGAAGAAGTAAACCCCCTGATTGCAAATATTGAAGAAAGTAATGCACTGGCTCTTGCAATTGTGGCACCAG GGAATGAAAACAAGGCCTCAGCTTCACAAGATTTGTTTGCGCTGGACAAGTCTGGGTGGGAATTGGCACTGGTTACCGCACCAAGTACCCACACAAGTCGACCAGTTGACAATCAGTTG GCTGGAGGATTTGACAAGCTACTGCTAGACAGCCTGTATGAAGATGAAGCAAGGAGGCAGCAAATAGCCAGTGCAACCTACACCGGCAGCGTTGCAGGAAACCCATTTGATCCCAACGATCCATTTGCAATGTCTAATAACTTCGCGCCACCGTCGAATGTTCAGTTAGCCATGATGCAACAGCAGCATCAGTATTatcaggagcagcagcagcagtattatCAGATTCAGCAACAGCAGCAAATGGTGACGTTGCCGCCGCAAACAtaccatcagcagcagcagacacAGTATTCTGCTGTTCCTTCTCATGATGGATTATCCAATCCATTTGGTGATCCATTCGGTGGCCTTGTTGCGATGGCTAATCCTCCAAAGCAAAACAATTCAAATTTAGTCTGA
- the LOC127777655 gene encoding putative clathrin assembly protein At5g57200 isoform X2 — protein MLMVALKTLIVIHRLLREGDGTFKEDFLNYSYRGTILQIPQFKDDSSPLAWDCSVWVRTYASYLDERVECFRILKYDVEADRLVKLPQASGKAHSRTRTLPCGDLLDHLPALQRLLLRLISCQPEGAACTNYLVQYALALVLKESFKIYCSINDGIINLVDMYFDMQKYDAIKALEIYKRAGYQAEKLSAFYEHCKRLELARTFQFPTLRQPPPSFLITMEEYIREAPRVSIASKSLESEEQNSPSDNEDEAPQETEKPVDEEEQEPSEPEEEPQPTAEPVEETEPVPLATTGDLLNFDEEVNPLIANIEESNALALAIVAPGNENKASASQDLFALDKSGWELALVTAPSTHTSRPVDNQLAGGFDKLLLDSLYEDEARRQQIASATYTGSVAGNPFDPNDPFAMSNNFAPPSNVQLAMMQQQHQYYQEQQQQYYQIQQQQQMVTLPPQTYHQQQQTQYSAVPSHDGLSNPFGDPFGGLVAMANPPKQNNSNLV, from the exons ATGCTGATG GTCGCATTAAAAACATTGATAGTGATACATAGATTGCTCAGAGAAGGTGATGGGACATTTAAAGAAGACTTCTTGAACTATTCTTATAGAGGAACTATTTTGCAGATTCCACAATTCAAGGATGATTCGAGCCCTTTag CTTGGGATTGCTCTGTTTGGGTGCGCACGTATGCATCCTATCTAGATGAACGGGTCGAATGCTTTAGAATTCTAAAATATGATGTTGAAGCAGATCGCCTGGTGAAATTACCCCAAGCTTCTGGCAAG GCACACAGCAGAACAAGAACTCTACCATGTGGAGATCTTTTAGATCACTTGCCTGCATTGCAGAGACTACTACTCAGGCTCATTTCTTGTCAG CCTGAAGGTGCAGCCTGCACAAATTATCTTGTACAATATGCATTGGCCCTT GTTTTGAAGGAGAGCTTCAAAATATACTGTTCGATCAATGATGGCATCATCAATCTTGTTGATATG TATTTCGATATGCAAAAATATGATGCTATCAAGGCACTTGAAATTTATAAACGAGCTGGCTATCAG GCAGAAAAGCTTTCTGCTTTTTATGAGCACTGCAAACGTCTTGAATTGGCAAGGACTTTCCAGTTTCCTACTTTGAGGCAG CCTCCCCCTTCATTCCTTATAACAATGGAAGAGTACATCAGAGAAGCACCCCGTGTCAGCATAGCAAGTAAAAGTTTG GAAAGCGAGGAGCAGAATTCACCGAGTGATAACGAAGATGAAGCTCCACAGGAAACAGAGAAACCAGTGGATGAGGAGGAACAAGAACCTTCAGAGCCTGAAGAAGAGCCACAGCCTACAGCTGAGCCCGTGGAAGAAACAGAGCCGGTACCACTAGCAACTACTGGGGATCTGTTA AATTTCGACGAAGAAGTAAACCCCCTGATTGCAAATATTGAAGAAAGTAATGCACTGGCTCTTGCAATTGTGGCACCAG GGAATGAAAACAAGGCCTCAGCTTCACAAGATTTGTTTGCGCTGGACAAGTCTGGGTGGGAATTGGCACTGGTTACCGCACCAAGTACCCACACAAGTCGACCAGTTGACAATCAGTTG GCTGGAGGATTTGACAAGCTACTGCTAGACAGCCTGTATGAAGATGAAGCAAGGAGGCAGCAAATAGCCAGTGCAACCTACACCGGCAGCGTTGCAGGAAACCCATTTGATCCCAACGATCCATTTGCAATGTCTAATAACTTCGCGCCACCGTCGAATGTTCAGTTAGCCATGATGCAACAGCAGCATCAGTATTatcaggagcagcagcagcagtattatCAGATTCAGCAACAGCAGCAAATGGTGACGTTGCCGCCGCAAACAtaccatcagcagcagcagacacAGTATTCTGCTGTTCCTTCTCATGATGGATTATCCAATCCATTTGGTGATCCATTCGGTGGCCTTGTTGCGATGGCTAATCCTCCAAAGCAAAACAATTCAAATTTAGTCTGA
- the LOC127777656 gene encoding uncharacterized protein LOC127777656, with product MSASSRALSRAGFLARRVAARRGGVGILAATRCGYHTRRRLPLTAAEVVEGGGAASAAGGASTSEEAGSSSSAMARRMEEAIDGAMARMSEPEWAPFRPGTSYYAPPRPAGAARGLLALVSHAAARMGPVPRALSADEARAVDAASRGFPCTTYFIDGHFPDEVERSDVIPAEDE from the exons ATGTCGGCGTCGTCGCGCGCGCTCTCCCGGGCGGGGTTCCTGGCACGCCgcgtcgcggcgcggcgcggcggggtcgGGATCCTCGCCGCCACCCGGTGCGGCTACCACACCCGGCGCCGGCTGCCTctcacggcggcggaggtggtcgagggcgggggcgccgcctccgcggcggggGGCGCGTCGACGTCGGAGGAAGCCGGGTCTTCGTCGAGCGCGATGGCGCGGCGGATGGAGGAGGCCATCGACGGCGCCATGGCGCGGATGTCGGAGCCCGAGTGGGCGCCGTTCCGGCCCGGGACGTCGTActacgcgccgccgcggcccgccggcgccgcccgcgggTTGCTGGCGCTCGTCAGCCACGCCGCAGCGAGGATGGGGCCGGTGCCCCGCGCGCTCTCCGCCGACGAGGcgcgcgccgtcgacgccgcctccCGCGGATTCCCCTGCACGACCTACTTCATCGATG GACACTTTCCGGATGAAGTGGAGCGCTCGGATGTGATTCCAGCTGAAGATGAATGA
- the LOC127775460 gene encoding diphthamide biosynthesis protein 3 has product MSAYDEVEIEDMEWNAELGAYTYPCPCGDLFQITLADLRLGEEIARCPSCSLFLTVVYNEEDFADAKEPPHKPAPRPVAVA; this is encoded by the coding sequence aTGTCGGCGTACGACGAGGTGGAGATCGAGGACATGGAGTGGAACGCGGAGCTCGGGGCGTACACGTACCCGTGCCCCTGCGGCGACCTGTTCCAGATCACGCTCGCCGACCTCCGCCTCGGGGAGGAGATCGCGCGGTGCCCCTCCTGCTCCCTCTTCCTCACCGTCGTCTACAACGAGGAGGACTTCGCCGACGCCAAGGAGCCCCCGCACAAGCCGGCCCcgcgccccgtcgccgtcgcctga